The following are encoded together in the Desulfovibrio sp. TomC genome:
- a CDS encoding replication initiation protein, which yields MSFQDEENLAIPVRQLPNELVEKINSLTEFNELDRIDVFEELSKIFSLIPVRALPEQKKKEKAPIKMGWTKACIEKDEFNALDYIRNNAGVACGPASGVIVLDIDHVEYFEEYLSENNISDDFKNTLTIETGSSKNHYYYQYPTDGFVYRKGQEKKEVEIIPGQSMSVVVFDVQGLGFQVVAPGSIHPVTFKFYTIKNNLPISPAPEWVLNLCRKEPIQDNTPLPLEEDLAGTEIKYCYSAQDIPEFEEDEDEYSDSSPQKRFKMHFDNSILWGYDKQCDKLSHPAMAFREGVYLALPRSRRSYLCFDLDYEDSASAWCTVGLPEPTILIVNPQNGHSHILYELKDPVYWPCGSNDNKIRRRPIEYYNAIRYAYTEKLKADKDFTHVVIKNPFSRVWDTSWHDNVYTLKDLASIVTLPTKKQYFENLKDRIFEGRNPELFHIARMWSNANIRKQIDEPSHFNSLLLYLDNYNSTKIVEHWPDRGPLDNDEVKERAKYVTEWFWKHKDDPRYNRNMKNYGVMGLAPIDPSLSEEERERVVKERKMLGTGHTHTEKAKNTDNILRRTIDKLLASGKRLSDRNISKNSGKSINTIRSRRDFINSYIDSKKSQS from the coding sequence TATTCTCATTGATACCAGTTAGGGCTTTGCCAGAACAAAAAAAGAAAGAAAAAGCCCCTATTAAAATGGGCTGGACGAAGGCCTGTATTGAAAAGGATGAATTCAACGCCTTAGATTACATAAGAAACAATGCGGGTGTCGCTTGTGGGCCTGCCAGTGGCGTCATTGTCCTTGACATTGATCATGTTGAATATTTTGAAGAATATCTTTCTGAAAACAATATTTCAGATGATTTCAAGAATACTTTGACCATTGAGACGGGGAGCAGCAAGAATCACTATTATTATCAATATCCGACAGATGGATTTGTTTATCGGAAGGGTCAAGAGAAAAAAGAAGTTGAAATCATCCCTGGTCAATCCATGAGTGTCGTTGTCTTTGATGTACAAGGATTAGGATTCCAGGTCGTAGCTCCAGGCTCAATACATCCTGTGACATTTAAATTCTATACGATAAAAAACAATCTTCCGATCAGTCCTGCCCCAGAATGGGTTCTGAATTTATGCCGGAAAGAGCCAATTCAAGACAATACACCCCTGCCACTCGAAGAAGATTTAGCAGGAACAGAAATTAAGTACTGTTATTCCGCGCAAGATATTCCAGAGTTTGAAGAAGATGAGGATGAGTATTCTGACTCTTCGCCGCAAAAAAGATTTAAAATGCACTTCGATAATAGTATTTTATGGGGGTATGACAAACAGTGTGACAAATTATCGCATCCAGCTATGGCCTTCAGGGAAGGCGTCTACCTTGCTTTGCCAAGATCACGGCGATCTTATCTTTGCTTCGATCTAGACTATGAGGATTCCGCGAGCGCATGGTGTACCGTTGGCCTCCCAGAACCAACGATACTGATCGTCAATCCACAGAATGGACACTCTCATATTTTATATGAATTGAAAGACCCTGTGTACTGGCCTTGCGGTAGCAACGACAATAAGATTCGCAGAAGACCTATTGAATACTACAATGCGATCAGATACGCATACACTGAGAAGTTAAAGGCGGATAAGGACTTCACACATGTCGTCATCAAAAATCCTTTCTCTAGAGTCTGGGACACTTCTTGGCATGACAACGTCTACACGTTGAAAGATTTAGCTAGCATTGTAACACTGCCGACTAAAAAACAGTATTTTGAAAATTTGAAGGATCGTATATTCGAAGGAAGGAATCCAGAGCTATTTCATATTGCAAGAATGTGGTCTAATGCCAACATCAGGAAGCAGATTGATGAACCAAGTCATTTTAATTCGCTATTGCTCTATTTGGACAATTATAATTCTACGAAGATTGTGGAGCACTGGCCTGATAGAGGTCCTCTCGACAATGACGAAGTTAAAGAACGTGCCAAGTATGTTACTGAATGGTTTTGGAAACACAAAGACGATCCTCGTTATAATAGAAACATGAAAAACTATGGCGTCATGGGATTAGCCCCAATAGACCCTTCGCTAAGCGAAGAAGAGAGAGAAAGGGTAGTTAAAGAGCGTAAAATGCTGGGGACTGGCCATACGCATACTGAAAAAGCAAAAAATACTGATAATATCTTACGAAGGACAATCGACAAATTGTTGGCGTCTGGCAAAAGATTGAGCGATAGAAATATTTCCAAGAATAGCGGTAAAAGTATTAATACTATTAGGTCGAGACGAGATTTTATTAATAGTTATATCGATAGCAAAAAATCTCAGTCGTAG